From the genome of Erythrobacter litoralis, one region includes:
- the rpe gene encoding ribulose-phosphate 3-epimerase, translating into MPAPLISPSILSADFARLGGEVRAIDEAGADWIHVDVMDGHFVPNITIGPAVVKALRPHTDKPFDVHLMIAPVDPYLEAFAEAGADIITVHPEAGPHIHRTLQAIRALGKKAGAVINPGTPVEVLDNLMDLVDLVLVMSVNPGFGGQSFISSQLAKIEKVRAMIDATGRDIHLEVDGGVNPETARQCVDAGADVLVAGSATFKGGAGQYAANIAALKGEA; encoded by the coding sequence ATGCCAGCACCTCTCATCTCTCCCTCGATCCTGTCAGCCGATTTCGCCCGGCTGGGAGGGGAGGTGCGCGCGATCGACGAGGCCGGGGCGGACTGGATCCATGTCGATGTCATGGACGGCCATTTCGTGCCCAACATCACGATCGGCCCCGCCGTCGTGAAGGCGCTGCGACCGCATACCGACAAGCCTTTCGACGTCCACCTGATGATCGCGCCGGTCGACCCCTATCTCGAAGCTTTCGCCGAGGCCGGGGCCGATATCATCACCGTCCATCCCGAGGCCGGGCCGCACATCCACCGCACGCTGCAGGCCATCAGGGCGCTTGGCAAGAAGGCGGGCGCGGTGATCAATCCCGGCACGCCTGTGGAGGTGCTCGACAACCTCATGGACCTCGTCGACCTCGTTCTCGTGATGAGCGTCAATCCCGGCTTCGGCGGGCAGAGCTTCATTTCCTCGCAGCTCGCCAAGATCGAAAAGGTGCGCGCGATGATCGATGCGACGGGGCGCGACATCCACCTCGAGGTCGATGGCGGGGTCAATCCCGAGACCGCGCGGCAATGCGTCGATGCGGGAGCCGACGTGCTGGTCGCCGGCTCGGCCACGTTCAAGGGCGGGGCCGGACAATACGCCGCCAATATCGCCGCCCTCAAGGGGGAGGCGTGA
- a CDS encoding heparinase II/III family protein: MESLFAGQKAPSPDEIEDRAAAETEEPALPLAQRAEPGVQTDAGQAEQASAPPETSRALALSDVIAPKARAGETLIRMAYRLGVPRQALAAPFRRASPLRVLATVEAAAPGDRAAGTALRAGHFLVQGVKQPIASLDFTGSTRLSPGIERAIHSFSWLADLAASAPRADCVPVAERIAKAWLDAHRTPARGTPWEVELAGLRLMAWLVHAPLVLSGNDPGLKPRLLEAIDDTADWLDRKAASAGAGLGQVAGWAGVTAAGLLLPEGRPRRLYGEARLIRALGDMVGEDGGVLARCPAAQIEAIRLLTDLIACYEAAEVEAPQALFVMRELLVPPLLALRHGDGGLGSWQGQGAVDAHRLAALIEATGVRTRPLAEAGHWGFHRLRARDTQVQIDAAPPPRARHARCGCASTLAFELSDGAARVIVNCGGAALAGGQVPARIGQGLRASAAHSTLVLDNANSTAVELHGKLGRGVETVEIERRLLGDEGLDGVRIEASHDGYEARFGLTHRRVLSLRADGTELAGEDILVPAGRKGKRGKIGFAIRFHLGKGVEARLSEDGRGASLLTADGKLWQFRLRGDSAAAGDIALAVEDSLWVDGEGRPHPTEQLVIEGLTSRGGGQFSWLLRKTG, translated from the coding sequence ATGGAAAGCCTCTTCGCGGGCCAGAAGGCGCCTTCGCCCGATGAGATCGAGGACCGGGCCGCCGCCGAGACCGAGGAGCCGGCCTTGCCCCTCGCGCAGCGGGCAGAGCCGGGCGTGCAGACCGACGCCGGGCAAGCGGAGCAGGCCTCTGCCCCGCCGGAAACCTCGCGCGCGCTCGCCCTCTCCGATGTGATCGCTCCCAAGGCGCGCGCCGGGGAGACGCTGATCCGCATGGCCTATCGCCTCGGCGTGCCCCGCCAGGCGCTCGCCGCACCGTTTCGCCGCGCCTCGCCGCTGCGCGTGCTGGCGACGGTCGAAGCCGCCGCGCCGGGCGACAGGGCCGCAGGGACCGCATTGAGGGCAGGGCATTTCCTCGTCCAGGGGGTCAAGCAGCCGATCGCCAGCCTCGATTTCACAGGCTCCACGCGCCTGTCGCCGGGGATCGAGCGGGCGATCCACTCCTTCTCCTGGCTCGCCGATCTCGCCGCCAGCGCGCCGCGCGCCGATTGCGTGCCCGTGGCCGAGCGGATCGCCAAAGCGTGGCTCGACGCCCACCGGACGCCCGCGCGCGGGACTCCGTGGGAAGTCGAGCTTGCCGGGCTGCGCCTAATGGCCTGGCTGGTCCATGCGCCGCTGGTCCTGTCGGGGAACGATCCCGGGCTCAAGCCGCGCCTGCTCGAGGCGATCGACGACACCGCCGACTGGCTCGACCGCAAGGCGGCCTCGGCCGGGGCCGGGCTGGGACAGGTCGCGGGCTGGGCGGGCGTCACCGCAGCGGGGCTGCTGCTGCCCGAAGGCCGCCCGCGCCGCCTTTATGGCGAGGCCCGCCTGATCCGCGCGCTGGGCGACATGGTGGGCGAGGATGGCGGCGTGCTCGCCCGCTGCCCGGCCGCGCAGATAGAGGCGATCCGCCTGCTGACCGACCTCATCGCCTGCTACGAGGCGGCCGAGGTCGAGGCCCCGCAAGCGCTGTTCGTCATGCGCGAACTGCTTGTGCCGCCGCTGCTCGCGCTGCGCCACGGAGATGGCGGGCTGGGCAGCTGGCAGGGACAGGGCGCGGTCGATGCGCACCGGCTCGCCGCGCTGATCGAGGCAACCGGCGTGCGCACCCGCCCGCTCGCCGAAGCGGGGCATTGGGGCTTTCACCGGCTGCGCGCACGCGACACGCAGGTCCAGATCGACGCCGCGCCGCCGCCGCGTGCGCGCCATGCGCGCTGCGGCTGCGCCTCGACGCTCGCCTTCGAACTGTCGGACGGAGCGGCGCGCGTGATCGTCAATTGCGGCGGCGCGGCGCTTGCCGGGGGTCAGGTTCCGGCGCGGATCGGGCAGGGGCTGCGCGCCTCTGCCGCCCATTCGACTCTGGTGCTCGACAATGCCAATTCGACCGCGGTCGAACTCCACGGCAAGCTCGGGCGCGGGGTCGAGACGGTCGAGATCGAGCGCCGCCTGCTGGGCGATGAGGGCCTGGACGGCGTCCGGATCGAAGCGAGCCATGACGGCTACGAAGCGCGCTTCGGCCTGACCCACCGCCGCGTCCTTTCGCTGCGCGCGGACGGGACCGAGCTTGCGGGCGAGGACATCCTCGTTCCCGCTGGGCGCAAGGGCAAGCGCGGCAAGATCGGCTTTGCGATCCGCTTCCATCTCGGCAAGGGGGTCGAGGCGCGTCTGTCGGAAGACGGGCGCGGCGCGAGCCTCCTGACCGCGGACGGGAAGCTCTGGCAATTCCGCCTGCGCGGCGATAGTGCCGCGGCGGGCGATATCGCTCTCGCCGTCGAGGACAGCCTGTGGGTCGATGGCGAGGGGCGCCCGCATCCGACCGAGCAACTCGTGATCGAGGGGCTGACATCGCGCGGCGGGGGGCAGTTCTCCTGGCTGCTGAGAAAGACGGGGTAG
- a CDS encoding diacylglycerol/lipid kinase family protein — MATSIYEFAQLPRRDAAPGERPVRSRGRRVRAPGEAPVVGVIYNPRSHRNRGADLDCSISPHIHIAQPGDRSQLLEALADLAARDIDLLVINGGDGTVRDVLTCGAPLFGADWPPIAVLPKGKTNALTIDLGVPKDWSLQAAIEALDTGGTVRRRPIAIESLDDPASAHVFGFIFGAGAFTTATRAGQVSHRLGAFNSLAVGATALWALAQSLFATRSNPWRKGARMTIRLGASGAPLGHSGKGDPEYRQALFASTLERLPAGLVPFGRLRHGLKLVAVDQISRLTTLSVPAVVRGRSVSGLREKGIHQIAASHFTLEIEDQFILDGEAFPAGNYRIGQGPELEFVTP; from the coding sequence ATGGCAACCTCGATCTACGAATTCGCGCAGCTTCCGCGCCGTGATGCCGCACCGGGCGAGCGTCCTGTGCGCTCGCGCGGGCGGCGCGTGCGCGCGCCGGGCGAGGCGCCGGTCGTGGGCGTGATCTACAATCCGCGCAGCCATCGCAATCGCGGGGCCGACCTCGACTGCTCGATCAGCCCGCATATCCATATCGCCCAGCCCGGCGACCGCAGCCAGCTGCTCGAGGCGCTTGCCGATCTTGCCGCGCGCGACATCGACCTGCTCGTCATCAATGGCGGCGACGGGACGGTGCGCGACGTGCTGACCTGCGGCGCGCCCCTGTTCGGCGCGGACTGGCCGCCGATCGCGGTGCTGCCCAAGGGCAAGACCAATGCGCTGACGATCGATCTCGGCGTGCCCAAGGACTGGAGCCTGCAGGCCGCGATCGAGGCGCTGGATACGGGCGGGACCGTGCGGCGGCGGCCGATCGCGATCGAATCCCTCGACGATCCGGCCTCGGCCCATGTCTTCGGCTTCATCTTCGGCGCCGGCGCCTTCACCACCGCGACCCGCGCGGGGCAGGTCTCGCACCGGCTCGGCGCGTTCAATTCGCTCGCGGTCGGTGCAACGGCGCTGTGGGCGCTCGCCCAGTCGCTTTTCGCCACCCGGAGCAATCCGTGGCGCAAGGGCGCGCGCATGACGATCCGGCTGGGCGCGAGCGGCGCGCCGCTGGGGCACAGCGGCAAGGGCGATCCCGAATATCGCCAGGCGCTGTTCGCCTCGACGCTGGAAAGGCTGCCTGCCGGGCTCGTCCCGTTCGGCCGGCTGCGCCACGGGCTGAAGCTCGTCGCGGTCGACCAGATCTCGCGCCTCACAACGCTCAGCGTGCCCGCCGTGGTGCGGGGGCGGTCCGTCAGTGGCCTGCGCGAAAAGGGCATCCACCAAATCGCCGCCTCGCATTTCACGCTCGAGATCGAGGATCAGTTCATCCTCGACGGGGAAGCTTTTCCGGCGGGCAATTATCGCATAGGCCAGGGGCCCGAACTCGAATTCGTCACCCCCTGA
- a CDS encoding sterol desaturase family protein, with protein sequence MPGSDTPLLVALLFASFATSVMVALRYFLASGLFSWLTERVRPGLYAQQRSQIRREIAWSLTAAAIYGTPAGLMLWSWRNLGWTQVYTDFTALPLWYLPLSAFVYLFVQDTWFYWTHRAMHEPRLFRIAHAVHHKSRPPTAWTAMSFHWVESLTGAILIPLLVFIVPIHIAMLGVVLGIATIMGVTNHMGWEIFPRRLVHSALGHWLITASHHEKHHEDYRCNFGLYFRFWDHLCGTDRGLSRRITGARRGAPAPATVAPKTAPLAPPRGPEAS encoded by the coding sequence ATGCCCGGGTCCGATACGCCGCTTCTCGTCGCTCTCCTGTTTGCCAGCTTCGCGACGAGCGTGATGGTGGCGCTGCGCTATTTCCTCGCCTCGGGGCTGTTTTCCTGGCTGACCGAGCGGGTGCGCCCCGGCCTCTATGCCCAGCAGCGGTCGCAGATCCGGCGCGAGATCGCGTGGTCGCTCACCGCAGCGGCGATCTACGGCACGCCTGCGGGCCTGATGCTGTGGAGCTGGCGCAATCTCGGCTGGACCCAGGTCTACACCGATTTCACCGCGCTGCCGCTGTGGTATCTGCCGCTTTCGGCCTTCGTCTATCTGTTCGTGCAGGACACGTGGTTCTACTGGACCCACCGCGCCATGCACGAACCGCGCCTGTTTCGCATCGCCCACGCCGTCCATCACAAGAGCCGCCCGCCGACCGCCTGGACCGCGATGAGTTTTCACTGGGTCGAATCGCTCACAGGGGCGATCCTCATTCCCCTCCTTGTCTTCATCGTACCGATCCATATCGCGATGCTCGGCGTGGTTCTGGGCATCGCCACGATCATGGGCGTGACCAATCACATGGGCTGGGAGATATTTCCCCGGCGCCTCGTTCACTCGGCGTTGGGACACTGGCTGATAACGGCGAGCCATCACGAGAAGCATCACGAGGACTACAGATGCAATTTCGGGCTCTATTTCCGGTTCTGGGACCATTTGTGCGGGACCGATCGGGGCCTGTCGCGGCGCATCACAGGTGCGCGCCGGGGCGCGCCGGCGCCTGCCACGGTCGCCCCGAAAACCGCTCCGCTGGCTCCGCCGCGCGGACCCGAGGCATCGTGA
- a CDS encoding DUF2141 domain-containing protein, which translates to MMISRGISTRSAHFRKGTRPLVAAIAALGGAGALAFGFAPPAAAEQAYGVKIDNDMTQCAPGKGPAVRLRITGLRSGSGNLFVRTYFAKDSDWLRSRRYIHRIDMRPNRGVTYACVPLPRAGKYAIAVQHDANGNREKDFSTDGAGMSGDPVIRTFLGIPRPPALEDTTFSAGDGVTRLSIEMRYMD; encoded by the coding sequence ATGATGATTTCACGGGGTATTTCCACGCGTTCGGCGCACTTTCGCAAGGGCACTCGCCCGCTCGTCGCCGCCATCGCGGCGCTCGGCGGAGCGGGGGCGCTCGCCTTCGGTTTCGCGCCGCCCGCCGCGGCCGAGCAGGCCTATGGCGTCAAGATCGACAACGACATGACCCAATGCGCTCCGGGCAAGGGGCCTGCCGTGCGCCTGCGCATCACCGGCCTGCGCTCGGGCAGCGGCAACCTGTTCGTGCGGACCTATTTCGCCAAGGACAGCGACTGGCTGCGCTCGCGGCGCTACATTCACCGCATCGACATGAGGCCGAACAGGGGCGTGACCTATGCGTGCGTGCCCCTGCCGCGCGCCGGGAAATACGCGATCGCGGTGCAGCACGATGCGAACGGCAACCGCGAGAAGGATTTTTCGACCGATGGCGCGGGCATGTCGGGCGATCCGGTGATCAGGACCTTCCTCGGCATTCCGCGCCCGCCCGCGCTCGAGGATACGACGTTCAGCGCAGGCGACGGCGTCACGCGCCTGTCGATCGAGATGCGGTACATGGACTGA
- the msrA gene encoding peptide-methionine (S)-S-oxide reductase MsrA, producing MKRVLAPLVAAALAISGCAVPALAAEEPVNAPAAKRIAKEGAGLRTAIFAGGCFWGVEGVFSHVKGVKFAVAGYHGGTSKNAKYRVVTTGMTNHAESVKITYDPYEVRYDELLRIFFSVVADPTQLNRQGPDVGSHYRTALVPTSKEQESVAKAYLAQLEKAGIWDRPIVTKIEKQRGFYPAEGYHQDFMAKNPRHSYILRWDRPKVEALKAMFPRDYRADFLRDGPPDA from the coding sequence TTGAAGCGCGTCCTCGCGCCTCTTGTCGCCGCTGCCCTCGCGATAAGCGGCTGCGCGGTTCCGGCACTCGCCGCCGAGGAGCCGGTGAACGCCCCCGCCGCCAAGCGCATTGCCAAGGAAGGCGCAGGCCTCAGGACCGCGATCTTCGCGGGCGGGTGTTTCTGGGGTGTCGAGGGCGTCTTCAGCCATGTGAAGGGCGTGAAATTCGCCGTCGCCGGCTATCACGGCGGCACGTCGAAGAACGCGAAATACCGGGTCGTCACCACCGGCATGACGAACCACGCCGAATCGGTGAAGATCACCTACGACCCCTACGAGGTGCGCTATGACGAATTGCTGCGCATCTTCTTCTCGGTCGTTGCCGATCCCACGCAGCTGAACCGCCAGGGCCCGGATGTCGGCTCGCATTACCGCACCGCGCTCGTGCCGACCAGCAAGGAACAGGAATCGGTCGCGAAAGCCTATCTCGCCCAGCTCGAAAAGGCGGGGATTTGGGATCGCCCGATCGTCACGAAGATAGAAAAGCAGCGCGGCTTCTACCCGGCGGAGGGGTATCATCAGGACTTCATGGCGAAGAACCCGCGCCACAGCTACATCCTGCGCTGGGACCGGCCCAAGGTCGAAGCGCTGAAGGCGATGTTCCCGCGCGATTACCGCGCCGACTTCCTGCGCGACGGCCCGCCGGACGCCTAG
- the purH gene encoding bifunctional phosphoribosylaminoimidazolecarboxamide formyltransferase/IMP cyclohydrolase, which produces MAKINRALLSVSDKTGLAELGKALSARGVELVSTGGTARTLREAGLDVRDVSDLTGFPEMMDGRVKTLHPKVHGGLLALRDNDKHRAAMAAHDIGAIDLVVVNLYPFEATVAKGADRAEIIENIDIGGPSMVRSAAKNHGSVTILTDPADYGALVEEMEANDGATSDAFRIRMAGKAYARTAAYDAAIASWFAFGDAFTNPLGPEALQATPFPATMPLAFHRADTLRYGENPHQQAAIYVPQVTSGGVPQARQLQGKALSYNNLNDADAALELVAEFTGQAPAVVIVKHANPCGVAQGGSLLEAWEAALQCDSVSAFGGIVAVNTELDAATAEAIAEIFTEVVIAPKVSEAAREVFAKKKNLRLLECGTLPDPRRGGFAMKTIAGGMLIQSRDDGAVSAEDLRVVTKRAPSEQELKDCLFAWTVARHVKSNAIVYARDGATAGIGAGQMNRRDSARIAAIKAREAAETYGWEEPRTKGSAVASDAFFPFADGLLAAAEAGASAVIQPGGSIRDEEVIAAADEGGLAMVFTGMRHFRH; this is translated from the coding sequence ATGGCGAAGATCAATCGGGCGCTGCTTTCGGTGTCCGACAAGACCGGCTTGGCCGAACTGGGCAAGGCTCTGAGCGCGCGCGGGGTCGAACTGGTGAGCACCGGCGGGACCGCGCGCACCCTGCGCGAGGCGGGGCTGGACGTGCGCGACGTGTCCGATCTGACCGGCTTTCCCGAGATGATGGACGGGCGGGTCAAGACGCTCCACCCCAAGGTCCATGGCGGCCTGCTTGCCCTGCGCGACAATGACAAACATCGCGCCGCGATGGCGGCGCACGATATCGGCGCGATCGATCTTGTCGTGGTCAATCTCTACCCCTTCGAAGCGACGGTCGCGAAAGGCGCGGACCGGGCCGAGATCATCGAGAACATCGATATCGGCGGGCCTTCGATGGTCCGTTCGGCGGCGAAGAATCACGGTTCCGTCACCATCCTCACCGATCCGGCCGATTACGGCGCGCTGGTGGAGGAGATGGAGGCCAATGACGGCGCGACCTCCGATGCCTTCCGCATCCGCATGGCCGGCAAGGCCTATGCCCGCACGGCCGCCTATGACGCGGCGATCGCCAGCTGGTTCGCGTTCGGGGACGCTTTCACCAACCCGCTCGGGCCGGAAGCGTTGCAGGCGACGCCTTTTCCCGCGACCATGCCGCTCGCATTCCACCGTGCCGACACGCTGCGCTACGGCGAGAACCCGCACCAGCAGGCCGCGATCTATGTCCCGCAGGTGACGTCGGGCGGCGTCCCGCAGGCGAGGCAATTGCAGGGCAAGGCGCTCAGCTACAACAACCTCAACGATGCCGACGCCGCGCTCGAACTGGTCGCCGAATTCACCGGGCAGGCACCGGCGGTGGTGATCGTCAAGCACGCCAATCCCTGCGGCGTCGCGCAAGGCGGCTCGCTGCTCGAGGCATGGGAAGCGGCGCTCCAGTGCGACAGCGTCTCTGCCTTCGGCGGGATCGTCGCGGTCAACACCGAGCTCGACGCAGCCACCGCGGAGGCGATCGCGGAAATCTTCACCGAGGTCGTGATCGCTCCCAAGGTGAGCGAGGCGGCGCGCGAGGTCTTCGCCAAAAAGAAGAACCTGCGCCTGCTCGAATGCGGGACGCTGCCCGATCCGCGCCGCGGCGGCTTTGCCATGAAGACCATCGCGGGGGGCATGCTGATCCAGTCGCGCGACGACGGCGCGGTGAGTGCTGAAGACCTGCGCGTCGTGACCAAGCGCGCTCCCAGCGAGCAGGAATTGAAGGACTGCCTGTTCGCCTGGACCGTCGCGCGCCATGTGAAATCGAACGCGATCGTCTATGCCAGGGACGGCGCGACCGCCGGGATCGGCGCGGGCCAGATGAACCGCCGCGATTCGGCGCGGATCGCCGCGATCAAGGCGCGCGAGGCGGCGGAGACATACGGCTGGGAAGAACCGCGCACGAAAGGCAGCGCGGTCGCGTCCGACGCGTTCTTCCCCTTCGCCGACGGGCTGCTGGCGGCAGCCGAGGCGGGGGCGAGCGCGGTGATCCAGCCGGGCGGCTCGATTCGCGACGAGGAAGTGATCGCCGCCGCCGACGAGGGAGGGCTCGCGATGGTCTTCACCGGAATGCGCCACTTCCGGCACTGA
- a CDS encoding M20 metallopeptidase family protein, whose amino-acid sequence MLAPDLLESARALAPGIVSLRRAIHAEPELGLDCPKTMAKVREALADLPLEWRSGPSTTGAVATLVGGKPGERRVLLRGDMDALPMEEKSGADFASTIPGRMHACGHDTHTAMLAGAARMLCARRGEIAGTMDFMFQPGEEGHHGARFMLEDGLIDPLPDAAFALHIMPNAQHGVLAGKPGPLMAAADQFTIIVRGKGGHASMPHDCADPVPAAAAIVGALQAMVTRRFDAASAVVVTVTQIHTGTAHNVIPDEAMLAGTIRTLSPEHREKAHRLVAATAADTARAHGVEADCAIIPGFPVTICDRRAVALGEKVARALGGEEGWRDLAAPIMGAEDFSYVLEQVPGAMFFLGVAPDGEDWSQCCAIHSPRMHVDESALPNGAAMLAGCALEFLARGFD is encoded by the coding sequence ATGCTCGCCCCCGATCTTCTCGAATCCGCCCGCGCGCTCGCTCCCGGCATCGTCTCGCTGCGCCGCGCGATCCACGCCGAACCCGAACTCGGTCTCGATTGCCCGAAGACCATGGCCAAGGTGCGCGAGGCGCTGGCGGACCTGCCGCTCGAATGGCGCAGCGGCCCTTCGACCACGGGAGCCGTCGCGACGCTGGTCGGGGGGAAGCCGGGCGAACGCCGCGTGCTCCTGCGTGGCGACATGGACGCGCTGCCGATGGAGGAAAAGAGCGGGGCCGATTTCGCCTCCACGATCCCGGGCCGGATGCATGCATGCGGGCATGACACGCACACCGCTATGCTCGCGGGTGCCGCGCGGATGCTGTGCGCGCGGCGCGGTGAGATCGCCGGGACGATGGATTTCATGTTCCAGCCGGGCGAGGAAGGCCATCACGGCGCGCGCTTCATGCTGGAGGACGGGCTGATCGACCCGCTGCCCGACGCGGCGTTTGCGCTGCACATCATGCCCAATGCGCAGCACGGAGTGCTCGCGGGAAAGCCGGGGCCGCTGATGGCGGCGGCGGACCAGTTCACCATCATCGTGCGCGGCAAGGGCGGGCACGCCTCGATGCCGCATGACTGCGCCGACCCGGTCCCTGCGGCAGCCGCGATCGTGGGCGCGTTGCAGGCGATGGTGACCCGCCGTTTCGACGCGGCGAGCGCGGTGGTGGTGACGGTCACCCAGATCCACACCGGGACCGCGCACAACGTCATCCCCGACGAAGCGATGCTGGCCGGCACGATCCGCACGCTTTCGCCCGAACACCGCGAAAAGGCGCACCGGCTCGTCGCCGCGACCGCCGCCGACACCGCCCGCGCCCACGGGGTCGAGGCGGACTGCGCGATCATTCCCGGCTTTCCGGTGACGATCTGCGACCGGCGCGCGGTCGCGCTGGGGGAAAAAGTCGCCCGCGCCCTTGGCGGGGAGGAAGGCTGGCGCGACCTCGCCGCGCCGATCATGGGGGCTGAGGATTTCTCTTATGTCCTCGAACAGGTGCCCGGCGCGATGTTCTTCCTCGGCGTCGCCCCCGATGGCGAGGACTGGAGCCAGTGCTGCGCGATCCATTCCCCGCGCATGCATGTCGATGAAAGCGCCCTGCCCAATGGCGCGGCCATGCTCGCGGGGTGCGCGCTCGAATTCCTTGCGCGGGGGTTCGATTGA
- a CDS encoding MmcB family DNA repair protein, which produces MTDPIASLSDSAPADNPADDPAGPIASDVARGIARLFARNGIWCLPEMPLRNGRRADLMGVDAKGLVVIVEIKISRGDLLGDGKWPDYLDYCDRFFWGVPPGLDRSPLEGEAYRPDCCGIIVADGYDAEILRHAPLHSLAAARRKVEIERLARVAMRRHTVLMDAHCSEFGGEIA; this is translated from the coding sequence ATGACCGACCCGATCGCAAGCCTTTCCGATTCTGCTCCAGCCGACAATCCAGCCGACGATCCAGCCGGCCCGATCGCGTCCGACGTGGCGCGCGGGATCGCTCGCCTGTTCGCCCGCAACGGCATCTGGTGCCTGCCCGAAATGCCGCTGAGGAACGGCCGCCGCGCCGACCTGATGGGCGTCGATGCCAAGGGGCTGGTGGTGATCGTCGAGATCAAGATCTCGCGCGGCGATCTTCTCGGCGATGGCAAGTGGCCCGATTACCTCGACTATTGCGACCGCTTCTTCTGGGGCGTTCCGCCCGGGCTCGACCGCTCCCCGCTCGAAGGCGAAGCCTACCGGCCCGATTGCTGCGGGATCATCGTCGCCGACGGCTATGACGCGGAGATCCTGCGTCATGCCCCGCTCCATTCGCTCGCCGCCGCCCGGCGCAAGGTCGAGATCGAACGGCTCGCCCGGGTCGCGATGCGGCGCCACACGGTGCTCATGGACGCGCATTGCAGCGAATTCGGCGGCGAGATCGCCTGA
- a CDS encoding Fur family transcriptional regulator yields the protein MAQHAHTHAPGAHEPGNHAHVEHTGESLVAAARAALTESGEQWTSMRESVFAELARHDRPVSAYDIADNLSTARGKRVAPNSVYRILDLFVANNLAMRVESSNAYLANSHPGCEHDCIFLVCDECGEATHVDDENVSQTLRALAKSESFKVERPVLEIRGLCASCA from the coding sequence ATGGCACAGCACGCACACACCCATGCGCCCGGCGCCCACGAGCCCGGCAATCACGCGCATGTCGAGCATACCGGCGAGAGCCTTGTCGCCGCCGCGCGCGCCGCGCTGACGGAGAGCGGCGAACAATGGACGAGCATGCGCGAATCCGTATTCGCCGAACTCGCGCGGCACGACCGCCCCGTCTCGGCCTATGACATCGCCGACAATCTCTCGACCGCCCGCGGCAAGAGGGTCGCGCCGAACAGCGTCTATCGCATTCTCGACTTGTTCGTGGCGAACAACCTTGCGATGCGGGTCGAAAGTTCTAACGCCTATCTCGCCAACAGCCATCCGGGCTGCGAACACGACTGCATCTTCCTCGTCTGCGACGAATGCGGCGAAGCCACGCATGTCGACGACGAGAATGTCAGCCAGACGCTGCGCGCGCTGGCAAAGTCCGAAAGCTTCAAGGTCGAGCGTCCGGTGCTCGAGATCCGCGGGCTGTGCGCCTCCTGCGCCTGA
- a CDS encoding LacI family DNA-binding transcriptional regulator, whose product MGRGNITIEDVAREAGVSRQTVSRVINRSPNVSGSARSRVEQVIETLGYVPNAAARRMGGARSYLLLAAIEGGTAGELAGRLPLDRMLLEGLAACSGQGYHLMFKQISQERDLASALTSLTPDGIVLLPPLDERAEFHHMLERRGLAAACLAERHEHGRVLPGLDEAGFGEAATAKLIEHGHRQVGFIAGDGDIVRSRRRIEGYRRALAEAGSRAHRHFVSEEPRDLAGAIDLARGWLAPTIRPTAIIAGTEAVALGVLQVAHELGLAVPRDLSLLALEDTSGLARSHPPISTLHQPLGALFAGACMRLIEAGEGGGAIRPQGTLTPAIASAAHVFMPRATIARAPRAV is encoded by the coding sequence ATGGGCCGGGGCAACATCACCATCGAGGACGTGGCGCGCGAAGCGGGGGTTTCGCGCCAGACCGTCTCGCGCGTCATCAACCGCAGTCCCAATGTCAGCGGATCGGCCCGCTCCCGCGTCGAACAGGTGATCGAGACGCTCGGCTATGTCCCAAATGCGGCGGCGCGGCGGATGGGCGGGGCGCGCAGCTATCTTCTGCTCGCGGCGATTGAGGGTGGAACGGCTGGCGAGCTTGCCGGGCGCCTCCCGCTCGACCGGATGCTGCTCGAAGGGCTCGCCGCCTGCAGCGGCCAGGGCTACCACCTGATGTTTAAGCAGATATCGCAGGAGCGCGATCTCGCATCCGCGCTGACATCGCTCACGCCCGACGGGATCGTGCTGCTCCCCCCGCTCGACGAGCGGGCGGAATTTCACCACATGCTCGAAAGGCGCGGGCTGGCGGCCGCGTGCCTCGCCGAACGGCACGAACACGGCCGCGTCCTGCCGGGCCTCGACGAGGCGGGCTTCGGCGAAGCGGCTACCGCCAAGCTGATCGAGCATGGGCACCGCCAGGTCGGTTTCATCGCCGGCGACGGCGACATCGTCCGCTCGCGCCGCCGGATCGAAGGCTATCGCCGTGCGCTCGCCGAGGCGGGCAGCCGCGCGCACCGCCATTTCGTCTCGGAAGAGCCGCGCGACCTTGCCGGCGCGATCGATCTCGCGCGCGGCTGGCTCGCGCCGACGATAAGGCCGACCGCGATCATCGCGGGGACCGAGGCGGTCGCACTCGGCGTGCTGCAGGTCGCGCACGAACTGGGCCTTGCCGTGCCGCGCGACCTGTCGCTGCTCGCGCTCGAGGACACGTCCGGCCTTGCCCGCAGCCATCCACCGATCTCGACCCTGCACCAGCCGCTGGGCGCATTGTTCGCGGGGGCCTGCATGCGGCTGATCGAGGCGGGTGAGGGCGGCGGCGCAATTCGGCCGCAGGGCACGCTGACCCCGGCGATCGCATCCGCCGCGCATGTCTTCATGCCCCGCGCGACCATAGCACGCGCACCGCGGGCGGTCTGA